The following coding sequences lie in one Girardinichthys multiradiatus isolate DD_20200921_A chromosome 13, DD_fGirMul_XY1, whole genome shotgun sequence genomic window:
- the pygo2 gene encoding pygopus homolog 2 isoform X2 has product MKSPEKKKARKSSTQAAGFSHLTEFAPPPTPMVDHLVASNPFDDDFGPPSRPSGAGGPGGAPFLPNPGAGGGGGYGGGGRMGPGMNFMGGPSGPATAQPGRRPPFGPPTNAGPHHQLGFGGMPGFGGGGGGGGGGGGGFPPGGPSQFNMQPNFSPPMHPGPGFNSMLSPGGMGGPGGGGPPHPRFGMPPQQQHGQGGHPFNSPPLPGGGGPRGPLPPMGGGMGPGMNMMGGMGGGPGGNMVGGGLPGMPPQGQFPPSQDGPYPGPSPPGPGSEDGKPFGGGGGPPGPPQQQQQLNMNPNGPPNNNTTPGPPSNSGPSQAGGGFPGHPDVPQPSANTPGQPPSAPPQPNPNSSPSGPLNGSGQSQHPQSGQLQPPNNTNTPNSNNSNLQQQQQQSTPPNSTGSSSYNQQNNTPGSGGPLSNAASNSNQNNITNNNGGNTPGSNPNPPSNSTSTPNTQSPLPPGPNAPTTGPSSGPGKLGGPGMVFPCGLCMAEVHDDQDAILCEASCQRWFHRDCTGLTEPAYGLLTTESAAVWACDFCIKTKDIQAVFVRQGLGQLVAANES; this is encoded by the coding sequence GCGGCGGGGTTCTCCCACCTCACTGAGTTTGCGCCTCCACCTACGCCCATGGTGGACCACCTGGTCGCCTCCAACCCATTTGACGATGACTTTGGACCTCCGTCCAGACCCAGTGGGGCAGGTGGACCAGGTGGGGCTCCGTTTCTCCCCAATCCAGGTGCCGGTGGAGGAGGTGGGTATGGAGGTGGAGGCAGAATGGGTCCAGGCATGAACTTCATGGGAGGCCCTAGTGGACCGGCAACTGCTCAGCCTGGACGTAGACCACCCTTCGGGCCTCCAACCAACGCTGGACCGCACCACCAGTTAGGCTTTGGAGGAATGCCAGGCtttggaggtggaggaggtggtggaggaggaggaggtggtggatTTCCTCCTGGTGGCCCGTCTCAGTTCAATATGCAACCAAACTTCAGTCCACCTATGCATCCTGGGCCAGGATTTAATTCCATGTTGTCTCCAGGGGGAATGGGGGGTCCTGGCGGAGGTGGGCCACCCCATCCTCGTTTTGGCATGCCCCCACAGCAGCAGCATGGACAGGGAGGGCACCCGTTCAACAGCCCACCGTTGCCTGGAGGTGGAGGTCCTCGCGGGCCCTTGCCTCCTATGGGAGGAGGTATGGGTCCTGGAATGAACATGATGGGTGGCATGGGTGGTGGCCCTGGTGGCAACATGGTAGGAGGAGGGTTGCCCGGTATGCCCCCTCAAGGACAGTTTCCTCCCTCACAGGATGGCCCCTATCCAGGCCCCAGTCCGCCAGGGCCTGGCAGCGAGGATGGAAAGCCCTTTGGTGGCGGAGGGGGCCCACCTGGGCCtccacagcagcagcaacagcttaACATGAATCCCAACGGACCCCCCAATAACAACACTACACCCGGCCCTCCTTCTAACTCTGGGCCTTCACAAGCAGGGGGAGGCTTTCCTGGCCACCCTGATGTCCCACAACCCAGTGCCAACACACCTGGTCAGCCTCCGTCAGCTCCACCACAGCCCAACCCCAACTCTTCTCCCAGCGGCCCCCTAAATGGATCAGGTCAATCCCAGCATCCCCAGTCCGGTCAGCTACAGCCCCCCAACAATACAAATACCCCAAACTCCAACAACTCcaatctgcagcagcagcagcagcaatcaACTCCACCAAACTCTACAGGGTCCTCCTCTTACAACCAGCAGAACAACACTCCTGGTTCTGGCGGTCCCCTGTCCAATGCTGCCTCCAACTCAAATCAGAATAACATAACAAACAACAACGGAGGCAACACTCCTGGCAGCAACCCCAACCCCCCTTCAAACTCCACCTCAACTCCTAACACCCAATCTCCCTTGCCTCCTGGACCCAACGCCCCCACAACCGGGCCCAGTTCAGGTCCTGGAAAACTTGGTGGGCCCGGTATGGTTTTCCCTTGTGGGCTGTGTATGGCGGAAGTACATGACGACCAGGACGCCATCCTTTGCGAGGCTTCCTGCCAGCGCTGGTTCCACCGTGACTGCACAGGCCTCACAGAACCGGCATATGGGCTGCTGACCACAGAGAGCGCCGCCGTTTGGGCTTGTGACTTCTGCATCAAGACCAAGGACATACAGGCCGTGTTTGTTCGCCAGGGTTTAGGCCAGCTGGTAGCGGCTAATGAGAGCTGA
- the pygo2 gene encoding pygopus homolog 2 isoform X1 encodes MASESGRLLAGQGKRKASQMKSPEKKKARKSSTQAAGFSHLTEFAPPPTPMVDHLVASNPFDDDFGPPSRPSGAGGPGGAPFLPNPGAGGGGGYGGGGRMGPGMNFMGGPSGPATAQPGRRPPFGPPTNAGPHHQLGFGGMPGFGGGGGGGGGGGGGFPPGGPSQFNMQPNFSPPMHPGPGFNSMLSPGGMGGPGGGGPPHPRFGMPPQQQHGQGGHPFNSPPLPGGGGPRGPLPPMGGGMGPGMNMMGGMGGGPGGNMVGGGLPGMPPQGQFPPSQDGPYPGPSPPGPGSEDGKPFGGGGGPPGPPQQQQQLNMNPNGPPNNNTTPGPPSNSGPSQAGGGFPGHPDVPQPSANTPGQPPSAPPQPNPNSSPSGPLNGSGQSQHPQSGQLQPPNNTNTPNSNNSNLQQQQQQSTPPNSTGSSSYNQQNNTPGSGGPLSNAASNSNQNNITNNNGGNTPGSNPNPPSNSTSTPNTQSPLPPGPNAPTTGPSSGPGKLGGPGMVFPCGLCMAEVHDDQDAILCEASCQRWFHRDCTGLTEPAYGLLTTESAAVWACDFCIKTKDIQAVFVRQGLGQLVAANES; translated from the coding sequence GCGGCGGGGTTCTCCCACCTCACTGAGTTTGCGCCTCCACCTACGCCCATGGTGGACCACCTGGTCGCCTCCAACCCATTTGACGATGACTTTGGACCTCCGTCCAGACCCAGTGGGGCAGGTGGACCAGGTGGGGCTCCGTTTCTCCCCAATCCAGGTGCCGGTGGAGGAGGTGGGTATGGAGGTGGAGGCAGAATGGGTCCAGGCATGAACTTCATGGGAGGCCCTAGTGGACCGGCAACTGCTCAGCCTGGACGTAGACCACCCTTCGGGCCTCCAACCAACGCTGGACCGCACCACCAGTTAGGCTTTGGAGGAATGCCAGGCtttggaggtggaggaggtggtggaggaggaggaggtggtggatTTCCTCCTGGTGGCCCGTCTCAGTTCAATATGCAACCAAACTTCAGTCCACCTATGCATCCTGGGCCAGGATTTAATTCCATGTTGTCTCCAGGGGGAATGGGGGGTCCTGGCGGAGGTGGGCCACCCCATCCTCGTTTTGGCATGCCCCCACAGCAGCAGCATGGACAGGGAGGGCACCCGTTCAACAGCCCACCGTTGCCTGGAGGTGGAGGTCCTCGCGGGCCCTTGCCTCCTATGGGAGGAGGTATGGGTCCTGGAATGAACATGATGGGTGGCATGGGTGGTGGCCCTGGTGGCAACATGGTAGGAGGAGGGTTGCCCGGTATGCCCCCTCAAGGACAGTTTCCTCCCTCACAGGATGGCCCCTATCCAGGCCCCAGTCCGCCAGGGCCTGGCAGCGAGGATGGAAAGCCCTTTGGTGGCGGAGGGGGCCCACCTGGGCCtccacagcagcagcaacagcttaACATGAATCCCAACGGACCCCCCAATAACAACACTACACCCGGCCCTCCTTCTAACTCTGGGCCTTCACAAGCAGGGGGAGGCTTTCCTGGCCACCCTGATGTCCCACAACCCAGTGCCAACACACCTGGTCAGCCTCCGTCAGCTCCACCACAGCCCAACCCCAACTCTTCTCCCAGCGGCCCCCTAAATGGATCAGGTCAATCCCAGCATCCCCAGTCCGGTCAGCTACAGCCCCCCAACAATACAAATACCCCAAACTCCAACAACTCcaatctgcagcagcagcagcagcaatcaACTCCACCAAACTCTACAGGGTCCTCCTCTTACAACCAGCAGAACAACACTCCTGGTTCTGGCGGTCCCCTGTCCAATGCTGCCTCCAACTCAAATCAGAATAACATAACAAACAACAACGGAGGCAACACTCCTGGCAGCAACCCCAACCCCCCTTCAAACTCCACCTCAACTCCTAACACCCAATCTCCCTTGCCTCCTGGACCCAACGCCCCCACAACCGGGCCCAGTTCAGGTCCTGGAAAACTTGGTGGGCCCGGTATGGTTTTCCCTTGTGGGCTGTGTATGGCGGAAGTACATGACGACCAGGACGCCATCCTTTGCGAGGCTTCCTGCCAGCGCTGGTTCCACCGTGACTGCACAGGCCTCACAGAACCGGCATATGGGCTGCTGACCACAGAGAGCGCCGCCGTTTGGGCTTGTGACTTCTGCATCAAGACCAAGGACATACAGGCCGTGTTTGTTCGCCAGGGTTTAGGCCAGCTGGTAGCGGCTAATGAGAGCTGA